A DNA window from Fusobacteriaceae bacterium contains the following coding sequences:
- a CDS encoding sugar ABC transporter ATP-binding protein, with translation MSGYILEIENLTKDFPGVRALDNVNLKVKQGEIHSLCGENGAGKSTLMSVISGVYPKGDYEGKVIYKGKETNYKSVKDSEKEGLAIVHQELALSPYLSIYENIFLGHMQMSPEGKRPYPLAAFGIINWDFFRKESKIYLDRVGLKESPDTIVSKMSVGKQQLVEIARSLSKKVELLILDEPTSSLNDDESEHLLNLIQEFKRDGMTIIMISHKLNEVLKVADSVTVLRDGKSIATYDVKKDGLTEDMIIKDMVGRNLTHRFPERKSQPGETVLEVKNWTVYHPDFHAIKVVDNVSFHLRKGEILAFCGPMGAGRTELMMSIFGKSYGSKSEGEIFVKGKKVNLKSSRQAMGAGLGYISEDRKNLGLILIQDIKTNITNSSLKKISRAGVVDKQKEINVAEKYRKDLSIRTPSVNQLSKNLSGGNQQKVVVSRSLMIDPDIFIVDEPTRGIDVGAKTEIYDILNDMAASGKSVIMVSSEMPEALGMADRIYVMNEGRIKGELGKEEATQEKIMRMALLD, from the coding sequence ATGAGCGGATATATTCTGGAAATCGAAAACCTGACCAAGGATTTTCCCGGCGTGCGGGCCCTCGACAACGTCAACCTCAAGGTCAAGCAAGGGGAGATTCACTCGCTCTGCGGCGAAAACGGCGCGGGCAAGTCGACCCTCATGAGCGTCATCTCCGGGGTTTACCCCAAGGGGGATTACGAAGGGAAAGTCATTTACAAAGGAAAGGAAACCAATTACAAGAGCGTCAAAGACAGCGAAAAGGAAGGGCTGGCCATCGTCCATCAGGAACTGGCCCTCTCGCCCTATCTTTCGATCTATGAAAATATTTTTCTCGGACATATGCAGATGAGCCCCGAGGGCAAGAGGCCTTATCCCCTGGCAGCTTTCGGCATCATCAACTGGGATTTTTTCCGGAAGGAATCGAAGATTTACCTGGACCGGGTGGGGCTAAAGGAATCCCCCGATACCATCGTCAGCAAAATGAGCGTGGGAAAGCAGCAACTGGTTGAGATCGCCCGTTCTCTTTCGAAGAAAGTGGAGCTTTTGATCCTCGACGAGCCGACGTCTTCGCTCAACGACGACGAGAGCGAACATCTGCTGAACCTGATTCAGGAATTCAAACGGGACGGCATGACGATCATCATGATTTCCCACAAATTGAACGAAGTCCTGAAGGTGGCCGACTCCGTGACGGTCCTCAGGGACGGCAAGTCCATTGCCACCTACGACGTCAAAAAAGACGGACTGACCGAGGACATGATCATCAAAGACATGGTCGGGCGAAATCTGACCCACCGCTTTCCTGAGCGGAAATCGCAGCCCGGGGAGACGGTCCTCGAAGTCAAGAATTGGACCGTGTACCATCCCGATTTTCACGCGATCAAGGTCGTGGATAACGTGTCCTTCCACCTGCGTAAAGGCGAAATTCTTGCCTTTTGCGGACCCATGGGGGCCGGTCGGACCGAGCTCATGATGAGCATCTTCGGGAAATCCTACGGAAGCAAAAGCGAAGGGGAAATCTTCGTCAAAGGGAAGAAAGTCAACCTCAAATCGAGCCGCCAGGCCATGGGGGCGGGATTGGGCTACATTTCCGAAGACAGAAAGAACCTCGGACTCATCCTGATCCAGGACATCAAGACGAATATCACCAATTCCAGCCTGAAAAAAATCTCCCGGGCCGGCGTCGTCGATAAACAAAAAGAGATCAACGTCGCGGAAAAATACCGGAAGGACCTCAGCATCCGCACCCCTTCGGTCAATCAGCTGTCCAAGAACCTTTCGGGGGGCAATCAGCAGAAAGTCGTCGTGAGCCGGTCTTTGATGATCGATCCCGACATCTTTATTGTGGATGAACCCACAAGGGGCATTGACGTCGGCGCCAAGACCGAAATCTACGATATCTTGAACGACATGGCGGCTTCCGGCAAGAGCGTCATCATGGTGAGCTCGGAAATGCCCGAGGCGCTCGGTATGGCCGACAGGATCTACGTCATGAACGAGGGGAGAATCAAGGGGGAGCTCGGAAAAGAAGAGGCGACCCAGGAAAAAATCATGCGGATGGCCCTTCTGGACTGA